From Streptomyces sp. NBC_01460, a single genomic window includes:
- a CDS encoding ABC transporter ATP-binding protein, which translates to MHRPRPGADILRTALRRNAGAVARGTALMGLYQAGETAFPIALGLIVEHTMRDRSLGSLGLSIASLAVIITTVSLSWRFGMRVLQKANTTEAHRWRVRVAACGLQPVARDVDLKSGEVLTIATEDADQTADIVEVVPLLVSSLVAVVVASVALGLADIRLGLLVIVGTVAILSVLSVMSRRIGASTREQQARVARAGAKVADLITGLRPLHGFGGNHAAFVSYRKVSTEARHQAITVARVNGVYAGTALALNAVLAATVTLTAGWLAYGGRITIGELVMAVGLAQFIMEPLKMFSEMPKYVMMARASADRMALVLSAPPLTDPGHEQPEAGGDLEIDCVRYGTLQALKFHVRSGEFVAIASYQPRSAADLASVLGANVPPRAYGGVVRVGGREIADLSVEALRAHMLVNPYDGEIFEGSLRTNIDPSGTSRLVDEAVEASLLTDVVALHREGLDHGVRDRGANLSGGQRQRLSLARALAADSEVLVLHDPTTAVDAVTEQLIARNIAKLRKGRTTVVLTSSPALLDAADRVLVLDDGVVTAEDTHRRLLAADEDYCRAVAR; encoded by the coding sequence GTGCACAGGCCCCGCCCGGGGGCCGACATCCTCCGGACCGCCCTGCGCCGCAACGCCGGCGCGGTGGCCCGGGGCACAGCCCTCATGGGCCTCTACCAGGCGGGAGAGACGGCCTTCCCCATCGCGCTCGGCCTGATCGTGGAACACACGATGCGGGACCGGAGCCTCGGCTCGCTGGGTCTGTCGATCGCCTCGCTCGCCGTGATCATCACGACGGTCTCGCTGTCGTGGCGGTTCGGTATGCGGGTCCTGCAGAAGGCCAACACGACCGAGGCGCACCGCTGGCGGGTGCGCGTGGCGGCCTGCGGTCTCCAGCCGGTGGCCAGGGACGTCGACCTGAAGTCCGGCGAGGTGCTGACCATCGCCACCGAGGACGCCGACCAGACGGCCGACATCGTCGAGGTGGTGCCGCTGCTCGTCAGCTCGCTGGTCGCGGTGGTGGTCGCGTCGGTCGCCCTCGGTCTCGCCGACATCCGGCTCGGCCTGCTGGTGATCGTGGGTACCGTGGCGATCCTGTCGGTGCTGAGCGTGATGTCCCGGCGGATCGGGGCCAGTACCCGTGAACAGCAGGCCAGGGTGGCACGGGCGGGGGCCAAGGTCGCCGACCTGATCACCGGCCTGCGTCCGCTGCACGGCTTCGGCGGCAACCACGCGGCGTTCGTGTCGTACCGGAAGGTCAGTACGGAGGCGAGACACCAGGCGATCACCGTCGCCCGGGTGAACGGCGTGTACGCGGGAACCGCGCTGGCCCTCAACGCCGTGCTGGCCGCGACGGTGACACTGACGGCGGGCTGGCTGGCGTACGGAGGCCGGATCACCATCGGCGAGCTCGTCATGGCCGTCGGGCTGGCGCAGTTCATCATGGAACCGCTGAAGATGTTCTCGGAGATGCCCAAGTACGTGATGATGGCGCGCGCCTCGGCCGACCGGATGGCACTCGTTCTCTCCGCGCCGCCCCTGACGGACCCGGGCCACGAGCAGCCCGAGGCGGGCGGGGACCTGGAGATCGACTGCGTCCGGTACGGCACCCTGCAGGCACTCAAGTTCCACGTGCGCTCCGGGGAGTTCGTGGCGATCGCCTCCTACCAGCCACGCTCGGCGGCCGATCTCGCGTCGGTCCTGGGCGCGAACGTGCCACCCCGGGCGTACGGGGGCGTGGTGCGGGTCGGCGGGCGGGAGATCGCGGACCTCTCGGTCGAGGCGCTGCGCGCGCACATGCTGGTGAACCCCTACGACGGGGAGATCTTCGAGGGCAGTCTCCGCACGAACATCGACCCGTCGGGCACCAGCCGGCTGGTCGACGAGGCCGTCGAGGCGTCGCTGCTGACCGATGTCGTCGCCCTCCACCGCGAGGGCCTCGACCACGGTGTGCGTGACCGCGGCGCGAACCTCTCCGGGGGACAGCGCCAGCGGCTGTCCCTGGCCCGTGCCCTCGCCGCGGACTCGGAGGTCCTCGTCCTGCACGACCCGACGACGGCGGTCGACGCGGTCACCGAACAGCTCATCGCGCGGAACATCGCGAAGCTGCGCAAGGGCCGCACCACCGTCGTGCTCACCAGCAGCCCCGCCCTGCTGGACGCGGCCGACCGTGTCCTCGTCCTGGACGACGGGGTCGTCA